The Streptomyces sp. DH-12 genome has a window encoding:
- a CDS encoding ROK family protein, translated as MHTDLVAALDIGGTKIAGALVDREGRILARAQRPTPAQEAGDTVMAAVEAVIGDLTASPLWEHADAVGIGSAGPVDASAGTVSPVNVPGWRDYPLVAKVRDAAGGLPVELIGDGVAVTAAEHWQGAARGHDNALCMVVSTGVGGGLVLGGRLHPGPTGNAGHIGHISVDLDGDPCPCGARGCVERIASGPNIARRALENGWRPGPDGDTSAAAVAAAARAGDPVAVASFERAARALAAGIAATATLVEIDIAVIGGGVGKAGEVLFAPLRRALAEYATLSFVRRLAVTPAQTGVDAGLVGAAAAALFSRTDPAVAGV; from the coding sequence ATGCACACCGACCTCGTGGCTGCGCTCGACATCGGCGGCACCAAGATCGCCGGCGCGCTGGTGGACCGTGAGGGCCGGATCCTGGCCCGCGCGCAGCGGCCGACCCCCGCCCAGGAGGCCGGGGACACCGTCATGGCAGCCGTCGAGGCGGTGATCGGCGACCTCACCGCGTCCCCCCTCTGGGAGCACGCGGACGCGGTCGGCATCGGCAGCGCGGGCCCCGTCGACGCCTCCGCCGGCACGGTGAGCCCGGTCAACGTGCCCGGCTGGCGCGACTATCCGCTCGTCGCCAAGGTGCGGGACGCGGCCGGCGGACTGCCCGTCGAGCTGATCGGCGACGGGGTCGCCGTCACGGCCGCCGAACACTGGCAGGGCGCCGCCCGAGGCCACGACAACGCGCTGTGCATGGTCGTCTCCACCGGCGTCGGCGGCGGCCTGGTGCTCGGCGGGCGGCTGCACCCCGGACCCACCGGCAACGCCGGTCACATCGGCCACATCAGCGTCGACCTCGACGGCGACCCGTGCCCGTGCGGCGCGCGCGGGTGCGTGGAGCGGATCGCGAGCGGCCCCAACATCGCCCGGCGCGCCCTGGAGAACGGCTGGCGGCCCGGTCCGGACGGCGACACCTCCGCCGCCGCGGTGGCCGCCGCCGCCCGTGCCGGCGACCCGGTCGCCGTGGCCTCCTTCGAGCGGGCGGCCCGGGCCCTCGCCGCGGGCATCGCGGCCACCGCGACGCTCGTCGAGATCGACATCGCGGTGATCGGCGGTGGTGTGGGCAAGGCCGGCGAGGTGCTGTTCGCGCCGCTGCGGAGGGCGCTCGCCGAGTACGCCACGCTGTCCTTCGTGCGGCGTCTCGCGGTGACCCCGGCGCAGACGGGCGTCGACGCCGGCCTGGTGGGGGCGGCCGCGGCGGCGCTGTTCAGCCGCACGGACCCGGCGGTCGCGGGGGTGTGA